One genomic segment of Primulina tabacum isolate GXHZ01 chromosome 9, ASM2559414v2, whole genome shotgun sequence includes these proteins:
- the LOC142555778 gene encoding LOW QUALITY PROTEIN: transcription initiation factor TFIID subunit 6-like (The sequence of the model RefSeq protein was modified relative to this genomic sequence to represent the inferred CDS: deleted 1 base in 1 codon), producing MSIVPKESIEVIAQSLGITNLSPDIFPALAADVEYRVREIMQESIKCMRHSRRTTLTTDDVDSALGLRNVEPIYGFASGDPSRFKRAAGHKDLFYIEEKELEFKEVIEAPLPKAPLDTAVVTHWLAIEGVQPAIPENPPPMAIQSLAMPSDNIKNDYKEDGLPVDIKLPVKHVLSRELQLYFEKISELTVTRSDSTLFKEALVSLATDSGLHPLVPYFTFFVADEVSRNLNNFSLLFALMRLVWSLLRNQHIHIEPYLHQLMPSVMTCLVAKRLGNKFSDNHWSLRNFTAILVASICKRFGHVYHNLQPRVTRTLLHAFLDPSKALPQHYGAIQGLSALGPNVVRLLVLPNLEPYLRLLEPEMQLEKQKNEIKRHESWLVYGALMRAAGLCLYYRLKMLPTVFSILPPIVLKSNAKVVTPMSKKRKAGIDNTMHQPTAKKLMTDSTMTGGVIQANSVPADMPGAGGAYPANIRAGDTNLQGSRPLGNNNVARTSGRKEIDVGLLLKALGGVDQEDANAGNLLPLLSEYFGESMSSFVPSPALSLFL from the exons ATGAGCATAGTGCCGAAAGAATCGATTGAAGTGATAGCACAGAGCTTAGGCATTACCAATTTATCCCCAGACATATTTCCAGCTCTTGCTGCTGATGTCGAGTATCGAGTTCGAGAAATCATGCAG GAGTCTATCAAATGCATGCGACATTCGAGAAGAACTACTTTAACAACAGACGACGTTGATAGTGCGCTTGGCTTAAGAAACGTCGAG CCGATATATGGATTTGCTTCTGGAGATCCTTCGCGATTCAAGAGGGCTGCTGGACACAAGGATTTGTTTTATATTGAAGAGAAGGAATTGGAATTTAAGGAG GTAATTGAAGCTCCTCTGCCGAAAGCACCACTAGACACTGCAGTAGTCACTCATTGGTTGGCTATCGAAGGAGTTCAGCCGGCAATTCCTGAAAATCCTCCTCCTATGGCTATTCAAT CACTTGCAATGCCTTCAGATAACATAAAGAATGACTACAAGGAGGATGGGTTACCTGTAGACATTAAATTACCAGTCAAGCATGTTCTTTCACGAGAGCTTCAG CTTTATTTTGAGAAAATCTCCGAGCTTACTGTCACTAGATCCGATTCCACCCTGTTCAAAGAAGCATTAGTGAGCTTGGCAACTGACTCAGGACTCCACCCTTTAGTGCCTTACTTTACATTCTTTGTTGCTGACGAG GTTTCTCGGAATTTGAAcaatttttctcttctttttgcTTTGATGCGCCTTGTATGGAGCCTTCTACGAAATCAACATATACACATCGAGCCTTAT CTGCACCAATTGATGCCATCAGTGATGACATGCCTGGTTGCAAAAAGACTAGGAAATAAATTTTCAGATAACCACTGGAGTCTTAGAAATTTCACAGCTATTCTGGTGGCTTCAATCTGCAAGAG ATTTGGCCACGTTTACCATAATCTCCAGCCACGTGTGACCAGAACATTACTTCATGCTTTTTTGGACCCGTCAAAAGCTTTGCCCCAACATTACGGTGCCATTCAAGGGCTATCAGCCCTTGGACCTAATGTG GTTCGATTGCTTGTGCTTCCCAATCTTGAGCCCTACTTACGACTTCTGGAGCCAGAAATGCAACTTGAAAAGCAAAAGAATGAAATTAAGAGGCATGAATCCTGGTTGGTGTATGGTGCTCTAATG CGTGCAGCTGGCTTGTGCTTGTATTATCGCCTGAAGATGTTACCCACAGTTTTCTCTATACTGCCGCCTATTGTCTTGAAGAGTAACGCAAAAGTTGTGACTCCAATGTCAA AGAAACGTAAAGCAGGCATTGATAACACAATGCATCAGCCAACAGCTAAGAAATTAATGACAGATAGCACCATGACTGGTGGGGTAATACAAGCAAATTCAGTCCCAGCGGACATGCCTGGAGCAGGCGGTGCATATCCGGCAAATATCAGAGCAGGCGATACTAATTTACAGGGTTCACGTCCATTAGGGAACAACAATGTGGCCAGAACAAGTGGCAGAAAGGAAATT GATGTTGGTCTACTCTTGAAGGCATTAGGTGGTGTTGATCAAGAAGATGCGAATGCTGGGAATTTGCTGCCATTGTTGAGCGAATATTTTGGTGAAAGCATGTCATCCTTTGTTCCTTCCCCTGCACTATCTTTGTTCTTGTGA
- the LOC142555781 gene encoding cell division protein FtsZ homolog 1, chloroplastic-like has translation MATLGFRNPASASSATSISIGFSPLPAKTRHSGVSFSRCRWKRACNSRLFRNGAYSLYTPIETAKIKVIGVGGGRNNAVNRMIGSGLQGVDFYAINTDVQALLQSAAETPIQIGELLTRGLGTGGNPLLGEQAAEESKEVIANALKGSDMVFITAGMGGGTGSGAAPVVAKIAKDAGYLTVGVVTYPFSFEGRRRSLQALEAIEELQKNVDTLSVIPNDRLLDISNEHTPLQDAFLLADDVLLQGVQGISDIIMIPGLVNVDFADVKAVMKDSGTAMLGVGVSSSKDRAEEAAEEATFSPLIGSSIQSATGVVYNITGGKDMTLQEVNRVSQVVTSLADPSANIIFGAVVDEQYNGELHVTIIATGFTQSFQKTLMNDSRRAKLAEKSAIRAPVTLQSSASPSSTSRSPLPRRFRF, from the exons ATGGCGACGCTGGGATTCCGGAATCCAGCATCTGCCTCATCAGCGACCTCCATTTCGATTGGTTTCTCACCTCTGCCTGCCAAAACTAGGCATAGTGGTGTCTCCTTCTCCCGGTGTCGCTGGAAAAGGGCCTGTAATTCAAGATTATTTCGCAACGGTGCTTACAGTTTGTATACTCCAATAGAAACTGCCAAGATTAAGGTGATTGGAGTCGGTGGCGGCAGAAACAATGCCGTCAATCGCATGATTGGCAGTGGTTTACAG GGTGTGGACTTTTATGCCATTAACACAGATGTTCAGGCACTGTTGCAATCAGCCGCGGAGACACCAATTCAGATAGGAGAGCTTTTGACTCGTGGACTTG GGACAGGTGGCAACCCACTCTTGGGTGAACAGGCTGCAGAGGAATCAAAGGAAGTAATTGCAAATGCTCTCAAGGGATCAGATATGGTCTTTATAACAGCAGGGATGGGTGGGGGTACTGGGTCTGGTGCAGCCCCTGTTGTTGCTAAAATAGCAAAGGATGCTGGGTATTTGACAGTGGGTGTTGTTACATACCCATTCAGCTTTGAAGGACGTAGAAGATCTTTGCAG GCTCTCGAAGCAATTGAAGAACTCCAGAAAAATGTGGATACACTTAGTGTGATTCCAAATGATCGTCTCCTGGATATTTCTAATGAACATACTCCCCTTCAAGATGCTTTCCTTTTGGCAGATGATGTGCTCCTCCAGGGAGTTCAAGGGATATCAGATATAATCATG ATACCTGGGCTGGTAAATGTGGATTTTGCCGATGTTAAGGCTGTGATGAAGGACTCCGGTACTGCTATGCTCGGTGTGGGAGTGTCTTCTAGCAAGGACCGTGCTGAAGAAGCGGCTGAAGAAGCAACTTTCTCTCCTCTGATTGGGTCCTCTATTCAATCAGCTACTGGAGTTGTATATAACATCACTGGAGGAAAGGATATGACGCTGCAGGAGGTGAACAGGGTATCCCAG GTTGTTACAAGTTTAGCCGATCCTTCAGCCAACATTATATTTGGTGCAGTAGTTGATGAACAGTACAATGGAGAGCTCCATGTTACGATTATTGCGACTGGTTTTACACAATCGTTTCAGAAGACCCTTATGAATGATTCAAGAAGAGCAAAACTAGCTGAAAAGAGTGCAATAAGAGCTCCAGTCACCCTCCAATCGTCAGCCTCTCCTTCCTCTACATCTCGATCTCCTCTACCTCGGAGATTCCGTTTTtag
- the LOC142555782 gene encoding V-type proton ATPase subunit e1-like codes for MGFLVTTLIFLVVGIIASLCARICCNRGPSANLLHLTLVITATVCCWMMWAIVYLAQMNPLIVPILNETE; via the exons ATGGGGTTCTTGGTAACTACTCTTATCTTTTTGGTGGTCGGGATTATTGCGTCACTGTGCGCTAGGATCTGCTGCAACAGAGGACCTTCTGCGAACCT GTTACACCTGACATTGGTTATTACTGCTACTGTATGCTGTTGGATGAT GTGGGCGATAGTATACTTGGCACAAATGAATCCTCTGATTGTACCCATTTTGAACGAAACAGAATGA